The nucleotide window CGGCGATCCCTCCGCCCCCACGATCTTGATGAAGGGAGCGAAGAAGGGGAAGCGGCCGCCGGCCGGAAGCTGCGAGAAGTTGGTGAGTTGCTGCATGAGGATGGCGCCGTTTTCGAGGATGATTTTGTGGATGATGAATTCCTCGGAGGTGAAGTCCGGCAGGCGGGCGCAGTATTCGCTGAAGCAGTCGAAGCCGATGGCTTTGGCGCCGCGATCGATCAGCCATTGGGCGGCTTCGGGCGTGCAGTACGGCGATTCCAGGAAGTACGTCGGAAAATTGCCCCAGTGTTTCTCCGTCCAGTCGGTGCGGACGAGGACGATGTCGCCGGGCTGGATGGCGGGGGCGTGGGCTTCGAGATCGGCGACGGTGATGGCATGGTTGGCCTGTGCAAACGACAGATCGACGACCAGCGCCTGGCCGAAGACCCGCTCCAATGCCACCTCACCGGCGGTCTCGCCATCCGCCTGCACGTGCTTGGTAAAATCGACGTGTGAGCCGGTGTGCAGCAGCATCTCGATCTTGCTGGCCTGCCAAAAGCCGGGGCCGCGATGGAAGCTGGTGATCTTGAGTTGGGTGTTGACGGATGGCGGGCTGAGGGTGCCTTCGCCGATGGGGACGGACAAATCAACAATGCGAGTCATCGTGAGAAAAGTGATGTCGTGCGTGTCATGCTGAGCGGGTCAATCAGACAAAGTCGTTGCGGCGAGACGCCAGCGAAGCATCTCGCGCTCGACTGTGTCATGCTGAGCGGGTCAATCAGACAAAGTCGTTGCGGCGAGGCGCCAGCGAAGCATCTCGCGCTCGACTACTGTGTCATGCTGAGCGGGTCAATCAGACAAAGTCGTTGCGGCGAGACGCCAGCGAAGCATCCATTCGCCAGGCTCAGAGCTTGTCCTGAACACAGTGAAGGAACAGGTTCTCGCTCGGCATGAGGAAGGCGTTCGCAATGAAAGTCGAGATGCTTCGCTGGAACGATCCGCAGGCAGGAATGGCTTCTCTGATGGCTGTTTTGACTTGCGAAGTTGGCTCTGCTCACCCGCTCAGCATGACACATCAAGGCTCTCGTTCTGACATGCTGAGCGAAGCGAAGCATTTGCGGGTCAATCAGACAAAGTCGTTGCGGCGAGACGCCAGCGAAGCATCTCGCGCTCGACTACTGTGTCATGCTGAGCGGGTCAATCAGACAAAGTCGTTGCGGCGAGACGCCAGCGAAGCATCCATTCGCCAGGCTCAGAGCTTGTCCTGAACACAGTGAAGGAACAGGTTCTCGCTCGGCATGAGGAAGGCGTTCGCAATGAAAGTCGAGATGCTTCGCTGGAACGATCCGCAGGCAGGAATGGCTTCTCTGATGGCTGTTTTGACTTGCGAAGTTGGCTCTGCTCACCCGCTCAGCATGACATTGGGGTCAGTCGTGCCAGTCGGTGGACAGGTCCTTCCAGGTAGGATTCGCAGATTCGATCAAAGCGATCTTTCTCGAGCGTAGCCAGCCTTTGAGTTGCTTCTCGCGGGCGATGGCTTCATGGACATCGTTCGTCGCTTCATAGTAGACAAGTTGCGTAATGTTGTATTTGCTGGTGAAGCCGGGGATGAGTTTGCTCTTGTGCTGGGATACGCGTCGTTCCAGGTCGTTGGTCATGCCAATGTAAAGCGTGCGGGAGCGATTGGTCATGATGTAGACGTAGTATTGCTTCATGAGGCAATCGTGCGTACGGGCGAATCGATCTGTTGTCTAGAGACTTCAAGGTAGGGAGATGCTTCGCTGGCTGATCGTTGCAGCAACCTTGGGTGATCGCCCCGCAGATGCTTCGCTGCGCTCAGCATGACAGGATGCGTGGACACTTCAACCCATCAACGCGCTCAAGATCAGCCAGTCCAACTCCTCATAATCGCGAGCGGCGCGCAGGGCGTCGATGCGGGCGCGGTCGAGCGAGCGCACGACTTCGAGCAGGCGCAGGAACGCGGCCAGGCTGTTGCGCAGATGCTTGGTCGCCAGCTCGGGCGGCTGGGTGCGAATGGCCTTCACATCCAACCCCACCATCCCCCTTTCCCAGAAGCGGTTCTCGTCCAGCACCCGCACCTGGTTGAAGGCCCGGCGCAAATCCACCGACCCAAACGAACGGTCTTGATCGAACTTGAGACCGTTCTGGTCGTTGAGATGCACGCTCCACAGTTTGTCGAAAGCCAGGGCGAAGGCCATTTCGTCCGAGGGGTCGAGGCCGGCCAGGATGGCGTGGGCCGATTCGACCAGGGCGCCGACGCGGGCGGGGTCGCTGGCCTGCATACCCAGGGCCAGGGCGTGGCCGATGGTGGGGAGGTAGGCGATGTCCATCGGCTCGTTCGGCTTCGGCTCGATGGCGATGCGGATGTCCGGGTCATAGGCCAGGAGCATGTCCACGGTCTCGAGCAGTTGGTGTGTGGCCTGGACCGCGTCCTTGGCCTCGCGGAGGTACGTGCCCTCGCGCGCCAGCCACAACACCATCAGATTCGTCCCCAGCTCGCGGCCGATGTCGGCGCATTTCTTCGCCCTCTCGTTGGCATAGGCCCGCGCGGCGGCGTCGTTGGCCGTGAAGCCGCCATCGACCGTCAATGGATGCTCCCACAGCCGGGGGGCGACGAACTCGGCGACGAGGCCGTGGTCGGCGAGCAGTTGGCGCATGGCCCGCGCTTCGCTGGCCATCTGCGCCGGGGATTTGCCATCCAGGTCGGGCACGGCGTCGTCATCGTGGAACTGCATGGCGTCGAAGCCGAGCGCCTTCAGCGTCTCCAGCTTGCGGGCGAAGGGCACGCTCGGTCGCACCGGCGGCCCAAAGGGATCGGCGCCCTCGTGGATGTTCCAGGGGCCGAAGGAAAAGCGGTAGCCGTGTTTGTTCATCGCATCACCTCAATAAGACGACGAAGGACGAAAGACCAAAGACGAATGCAGATCGCTGGCTTGGTCCTTCGTCGTCCGTCTTTCGTCAAATCTGCGCAATAGCCTCGAATTCATGCGAAAGCGCCGGATACAACGCCCGATAGCGGGGATACCAGCGCTGGTAGGTTTCGGTTTGGGCAGAAGGGAGGGTCTGGCCGGTGATGTGGATGGCGGCGGCGCAGGCGGCATCGACGGTGGGGTGGAGGCCGGCGCCGACGGCGGCCAGCAAGGCCGCGCCGTAGGCTGCGCCCTCGGTCGTGTTCACCGTCACCAACTCGGCGCCCAGTACGTCGGCCATGATCTGCCGCCAGAGCGCGCTCTTGGCCCCGCCGCCCGAGGCCCGCACCTGCCGAATGTCGCCCAGCCCGGCGTTCTGGATCAGCGTGAAGCTGTCCTTGATGCCGAAAGCTACGCCCTCCAGCACGGCCCGCGTCAAATGCCCGCGGCTGTGGCGGATGGTCAGGCCCACCCAAGCCCCGCGCGCCAGCGGGTCGGGATGGGGCGTGCGCTCGCCGGTGAGGTAGGGCAGGAAGAGCAGGCCCTCGCAGCCGGGCGGCACGGATTCAGCTTCGGCGGTGAGGGCGTCGAAGCTGAGGCCGGGGGCCAGGGTGTCGCGATACCATTGCAGGCTGCCGGCGGCGCTGAGCATCACACCCATGAAGTGCCAGCGGCCGGGCACGGCGTGGCAAAAGGCGTGCAGGCGGCCTTCCGGCTCGATCAAAGCGGAGGGGGTGGTGGCGAAGACGACGCCCGATGTGCCCAAGGTGAGGGCGATGATGCCCGGCTCGACCGCGCCCACGCCCACAGCCTGCGCCGCCTGGTCGCCGCCGCCGCCCACCACCGGCGTCCCCGCCAGCAGACCGGTTTCCCGCGCGGCGTGCTCGCTCACCCGGCTCGTCATTTCAGGGCCTTCGAAGGTGGGGGGCAGCCAGGCGGCGGGGATGCCGAGGGCGTCCAGCACTTCCGGCGACCAATCGCGCGCCTGCAAATCGAACAGGATCGTGCCGGCGCCGTCAGCTTTGTCGCAGCCATATTCGCCGGTCAGCTTGAAGCGAATATAGTCTTTGGGCAGCAGCGCCTGCCGGGCCTGGGCGTAGACCTCCGGCTCGTTTTCCTGCACCCACAGCAGTTTGGGGGCGGTGAAGCCGGTGAGGGCATCGTTGCCAGTGATCTCGATCAGCCGCTCTTTGCCCAACCGGCGGCGGATTTCGTCGCATTGGGGGCCGGTGCGCTGGTCGTTCCA belongs to Caldilineales bacterium and includes:
- a CDS encoding GIY-YIG nuclease family protein → MKQYYVYIMTNRSRTLYIGMTNDLERRVSQHKSKLIPGFTSKYNITQLVYYEATNDVHEAIAREKQLKGWLRSRKIALIESANPTWKDLSTDWHD
- a CDS encoding cyclase family protein — translated: MTRIVDLSVPIGEGTLSPPSVNTQLKITSFHRGPGFWQASKIEMLLHTGSHVDFTKHVQADGETAGEVALERVFGQALVVDLSFAQANHAITVADLEAHAPAIQPGDIVLVRTDWTEKHWGNFPTYFLESPYCTPEAAQWLIDRGAKAIGFDCFSEYCARLPDFTSEEFIIHKIILENGAILMQQLTNFSQLPAGGRFPFFAPFIKIVGAEGSPARFFALLD
- a CDS encoding TIM barrel protein codes for the protein MNKHGYRFSFGPWNIHEGADPFGPPVRPSVPFARKLETLKALGFDAMQFHDDDAVPDLDGKSPAQMASEARAMRQLLADHGLVAEFVAPRLWEHPLTVDGGFTANDAAARAYANERAKKCADIGRELGTNLMVLWLAREGTYLREAKDAVQATHQLLETVDMLLAYDPDIRIAIEPKPNEPMDIAYLPTIGHALALGMQASDPARVGALVESAHAILAGLDPSDEMAFALAFDKLWSVHLNDQNGLKFDQDRSFGSVDLRRAFNQVRVLDENRFWERGMVGLDVKAIRTQPPELATKHLRNSLAAFLRLLEVVRSLDRARIDALRAARDYEELDWLILSALMG
- the xylB gene encoding xylulokinase encodes the protein MNYLLGIDISTTGAKALLIDATGRVIGSATTPLTLSTPRPLWSEQNPHEWWAGIAASIRQVLAETGVAAGDIAAVGLTGQMHGLTLLDEHGEVLRPAILWNDQRTGPQCDEIRRRLGKERLIEITGNDALTGFTAPKLLWVQENEPEVYAQARQALLPKDYIRFKLTGEYGCDKADGAGTILFDLQARDWSPEVLDALGIPAAWLPPTFEGPEMTSRVSEHAARETGLLAGTPVVGGGGDQAAQAVGVGAVEPGIIALTLGTSGVVFATTPSALIEPEGRLHAFCHAVPGRWHFMGVMLSAAGSLQWYRDTLAPGLSFDALTAEAESVPPGCEGLLFLPYLTGERTPHPDPLARGAWVGLTIRHSRGHLTRAVLEGVAFGIKDSFTLIQNAGLGDIRQVRASGGGAKSALWRQIMADVLGAELVTVNTTEGAAYGAALLAAVGAGLHPTVDAACAAAIHITGQTLPSAQTETYQRWYPRYRALYPALSHEFEAIAQI